The Rana temporaria chromosome 4, aRanTem1.1, whole genome shotgun sequence genome contains a region encoding:
- the LOC120937883 gene encoding mitochondrial amidoxime reducing component 2-like: METLSKHRTLLIGLAGLGAAVAITWLFMSKRKKMHVRKVGQISQLFLYPVKSCKGIPLQEAECRDYGLKNGELSDRHWLVVKEDKVHVTARQEPRMVLITVTCDKGYLTISAPGMDKLEIPLKLPTRNSIFTCKVHGNEVMGRDCGDEASHWITKFLKSVQMYRLVQFEDRMKRRNPKKEYPTYTENDQVAYPDLSPLLLLSDASLEDLNSKLEHKISIQNFRPNIVVSGCEPFAEDSWKEIQIGEHVRLKQVMPCPRCILTTVDPDTGIINMKEPLETMRSYRLCDTADKEVYKSSPLFGQFVRIQKKGMIKVGDPVYEISH; the protein is encoded by the exons ATGGAGACCCTCTCGAAGCACCGCACCCTCCTGATTGGCCTGGCTGGGCTGGGGGCCGCAGTGGCCATCACCTGGCTCTTTATGTCCAAGAGGAAGAAGATGCATGTGCGGAAGGTTGGGCAGATCTCACAGTTGTTCCTCTACCCAGTAAAGTCCTGCAAAGGGATCCCTCTTCAAGAAGCAGAGTGCAGGGATTATGGACTGAAGAATGGAGAGCTCAGTGACAG ACATTGGCTTGTTGTAAAGGAGGACAAAGTCCATGTTACAGCCAGACAGGAGCCTAGAATGGTGCTGATAACGGTGACCTGTGATAAAGGATATTTAACTATCAGTGCACCGGGAATGGATAAACTCGAGATTCCCTTGAAGCTGCCAACTAGAAATTCAATTTTTACCTGCAA gGTCCATGGGAATGAGGTCATGGGCAGAGACTGCGGAGACGAAGCATCTCACTGGATTACAAAATTCTTGAAGAGTGTTCAGATGTACCGATTAGTACAGTTCGAGGACAGGATGAAGCGCCGGAATCCAAAGAAGGAATATCCCACATACACTGAAAATGACCAG GTGGCGTACCCTGACCTCAGCCCCCTCCTTCTACTCTCTGATGCCTCATTAGAAGACCTCAACTCAAAACTGGAACACAAAATCTCCATCCAAAACTTTCGACCAAACATTGTGGTCTCTGGATGTGAACCCTTTGCCGAG GACTCCTGGAAGGAGATTCAGATTGGCGAACACGTGAGACTGAAACAAGTCATGCCTTGTCCACG ATGTATTCTGACCACGGTGGATCCTGACACCGGAATTATTAATATGAAGGAGCCCCTGGAGACAATGCGCAG TTACCGGCTGTGTGATACCGCGGATAAGGAGGTCTACAAGTCTTCTCCACTCTTTGGACAGTTTGTGAGGATTCAGAAGAAGGGGATGATTAAAGTTGGAGATCCTGTATATGAGATATCCCACTGA